The genomic window GCCGGTCTGGTACTGGCGTATCAAGCTTGAGTTTTGGCTTCGGGCGTCGCCTCGCCAGATAAAGAAGTCGTCAACGACTGCCTCGGCGGCGATGGCGGCATACAAATCAGCGGGTTATCGCCGGTGATCATAATCATCTTGATACCGATTCGCCGTAGTTGCCCAAAACACTCCTTCATACCGCCCTTGACAATATCCTTCCAACTGGATGACAACGAGAACCTCGGCATTGTCGGCCCACCACGAGCGGCGTGCCACCAGTGCGTGCATCTCTTCAACAGGGGTCTCACCGGTCATGGAAGGCGCCGCCCGTTCATGAACCGAATGTTTGCATGGCGTCAGGCGGCGTGACCCTTGCGAATCGGTGTACCATCAAGGTCAACACCGCTCATACGCGTCTGCGCAGTAAAGGGGGACGAAAAGCAACCCCCAACCCTATCAGATTCTACCGCCGACGGTGCATGCCGCGGTCGAATTGTTCCTTTGCCAGCACGACGATACTGCGCCCTCCGGCGTCTCGTCAGCCAACGAGGAAGTTGCGCCGCTCGGCGAGCGCCGCGGATCGGTGCATTCACCGGGATGAACGCCACCGCCTGGCGGTTGCCGAGCGTGATCGTGCCCGTCTTGTCCAGCAGGCACGTCCACATCGCCGGCGCTTCCACGGCGCGGCCCGACATAGCAATCACTTGCGCTGGATCAATGGTCCATCCGGCGATCCGATGGCCGAGAGCAGGCCGCCGATAGTTAGCAGGATGAGGCAGACCAGCAGGGGCAAACCAGCACCAGTGATCGTGACCGGCGTGCCCGACCGTGGCGCTGACGCGCTACACCGAATAGGCAGCAGGTTGCGCACACGACCAGGAAGATGATGGTGAAGCCCGCCAGCAGGATGTTCAGGGCGATCTCGTTGGGCGTCTTCTGCCGCCGTGCGCCTTCGACCAGGCTGATCATGCGGTCGAGGAAGCCCCTCGCCGGGCCAGCGCTGACGCACCCCGCGAGCCAGTCTGAGCAGCCCGCGTCCCACCCGTGACTGCGCTGCGGTCGCCGCCGGCCTCACGGATCACGGGGCGCTCTCACCGGTGATCGCGCTCTCGTCCACGCCGGCAATGCCGGCGATCACCTCGCCGTCGGCGGGACGGTGTCGCCGGCCTCGGCCAGGACGTTCATCGCAGCGCGCGGCCGAGGAAACAGATTCGCATTTAGTGAAGGACGGAGGCGTCGCGCGTTCGTGGCCGCCTGAGTCTCACGGAGGATCGCATCAACCTGCGACAGCTTCCTGGCCTGAGTCCATGTCTGTGCGGCGCAGCGTGGCGCTGGCCTTGCGCCCCTTGGCCACGGCTCGAGCAGGGTTGGCAAACAGCACGGTGAACCACAGCCAGATCGCGACGGCGCCGATGAAGGCTGCGGGCGCTTCCCGCAACAGACAGCCTGTATCCCGAGGAGCGTGGCGAGTACGCTGCCCACTTCCACCACGAACATGACGGGATTACGCACCATCGCGGGATTCAGGTTGACAAACGACTCCAGGATGGCGTTGCGCCACCTCACGCCGCATGGGAGTCTGTTTCTTGAGTTGGGGTCGTCATTGCAATACCTATCTTACTAGCGGCCAAGACCATGAGATGCTCGACAATCGGCCCAAGTCCCTAGCGCCGGGATGAAGCTTAGCGCCGACGATCACGATGACGCCAATCAGCCACGCGATGAAGAGCGGCGTGTGCGTGGGCAACGTCCCGCGCCCGCGGGAACTCTTCTTCTTGCTCACGAGCGAGCCGGCAATCGCCAGGGCTGGGATCGCCAGCCAGTAGCGTGAGATCAGCATGACGATGCCGAGCGCCGTGTTGTGAACGGCGTGTTCGCGCCTGGCCGGCGAAGGCGCTGCCGTTATTACCGGCCGCCGACGAAAAGGCATAGAGCACCTCGCTGAAACCATGCGCCCCAGGGTTGAAGATGGTGGCAATGCCGCCAGGAGCCAGAACTGCCACTGCGGTGCCTATCTTCGCCGCGAGGATCGGAATCAGGAGGATGAGCCAAGCCATTTTCATTTCGTAGGCTTCAATTTTCTTGCCGAGGTATTCCGGCGTGCGGCCGACCATCAACCCGGCGACGAACACCGCGACGATGACGAACGCCAGCATTCCGTACAACCCGGAGCCGACGCCGCCGTAGATGATCTCACCTAACTGCATCAGCCACATCGCCACAAGACCGCCCAACGGCATGAAGGAGTCGTGCATCGCGTTGACCGCGCCGTTCGACGCGGCTGTTGTGGCCGTCGCCCAAAGCGCAGAACTGGCAGCACCGAAACGCACCTCCTTGCCTTCCATGTTGCCGCCGGGGTTGGCAGCACTTTGCACCTGGTCAACGCCCAAGGCAGCGAGCGCCGGGTTGCCGCTCTGTTCCGCCCAGACAGCTACCGCGACCAGCACGACGAAGATGAGAGTCATGGCCGCCAGGATGGCCCAGCCCTGGCGCGTGTCGCCCACCATCTTGCCGAAGGTGTAGCAGAGCGCCGCTGGTATCAGCAGGATGGCAAGCATCTCCAGGAAGTTGGACAGCGGTGTGGGATTCTCGAACGGGTGCGCCGAGTTGACGTTGAAGAAGCCGCCGCCGTTGGTGCCCAGTTGCTTGATGGCGACCTGCGAAGCCGCCGGGCCGACGGCGAGCACCTGTTCCGTCACCATATTGCCATTGGCGTCTATCGCGGGCTGCAACAAGGCCACTTTTGATAGGGATTGAAGGTTTGCACCACGCCCTGCGAAACGAGCACCAGGGCGAGCAGGATCGAGAGCGGCAGCAGGATGTAGAGGGTCGAACGCGTCAGATCAACCCAGAAATTGCCGATCGTCTGCGCCGTATGACGGGCAATCCCGCGAGCCAAAGCAATCAGCACGGCCATGCCCGTCGCCGCGGAGACGAAATTCTGCACGGTCAGCGCCAGCATCTGCGTGAGGTAGCTCATCGTCGTTTCGCCGCCGTAGCCCTGCCAGTTGGTGTTGGTAGCAAAGCTGACCGCGGTGTTGAAGGATGAATCGGGCGACACCGCCGCGAGTCCCTGCGGGTTGAACGGCAGGATACCCTGGAGCCGTTGCAGCAGATAGACAACCAGAAGACCCAGCAGGTTGAAGACCAGCATCGCCACGGCATACGTCTTCCAGGTCATCTCGGCATCGGGTTACCGCCGCGGCGCGATAGGAGATGCGCTCGACGGGCGCCAGCACGGGGTGAAGAAACGTCCGCTGACCGCCATAGCGCGCCATGAACCCGCCCAGCGGCTTGACGAGCAGCAGCAGGACAACCAGATAGACAACAGGTAAGAGCCAATCCAAAGTACTCATCCGAATTTCTCCGGTTTCAACAGAGCCACGAACAGATAGACCAACAGCGACAGCGTGATCAGACCGACAGCCACAACCATCAGGCTCATGCGTCACCTCCCTTCAGCCATTCGCACATCCACACGAAAGCCCAACTGGCGGCGAAGAAAGCCAGTGCAAGGCCCACGAACGCGAGATCGCTCACCGAGACACCTCCATGATGTACCCCAACCATCCATTCACACCCAGCGCAGCTTATGCTACTCGACCTGGTAGGGTACGTCGGTCACTACGATGTTCTTCTTGAACAGCAGCGCAAATCGCAGGAAAGTCGCAGTCTGCATGTGCAGCAGGTTATGCCACCAGTGCTTCGGTACGAACTGGGGTACGACGATCGTGATGCGTTCGTTCTGCTGGCGCCGGCTGGCCACTTCTTCGATGTAAGCGAGCAGCGGTTCGTACATGACGCGGTAGGGTGAATCGAGAACCACCAGGCGGATTCCTTCACCCCAGGTCGCCCATTTGTCCTTGATGCGCTCGGTTTCGGTCGGCTCCACGGAGACATGGACGGCGGTCAAATCATGGGACAGCATGCGGGCATAGTGCAGCGCTTCGGGTCCCCTGGTGGACACCGCCGATGGGAAGGATGACGCGGTGACGAAACGAAGGCACGCGCGGTTGGTAGTTTTCCAGCGAAAGCTGCTTCGCCAGGCGCTTGTAGTGCGCATGGATGCGGGAAAAAGATG from Candidatus Amarolinea dominans includes these protein-coding regions:
- the kdpF gene encoding K(+)-transporting ATPase subunit F, translating into MSLMVVAVGLITLSLLVYLFVALLKPEKFG